The Diceros bicornis minor isolate mBicDic1 chromosome 28, mDicBic1.mat.cur, whole genome shotgun sequence genomic sequence GGTGACCGAGGAGGCCCTCAAAGAATTCAGCATGATGTTCAAGTGAGTACACCCCGCACCCTCCCTGGCTGGGGGACAGGCTCAGCAGCAGGGCCTGTGTGCTCAGCAGCTCTTGGCTTTGTGCTGCAGACACTTCGACAAGGACAAGTCTGGCCGGCTGAACCACCAGGAGTTCAAGTCCTGCCTGCGCTCCCTGGGCTATGACCTGCCCATGGTGGAGGAAGGGGAACCCGACCCTGAGTTCGAGGCGATCCTGGACACCGTGGATCCCAACAGGTGAGCTTCAGGGAAGGTGGTGGAAGCCATCTGTCTGCCTGCGGCTCCTGCTGCACCTCCCCGCTCACTGCACTTGCTCCTCCCCAGGGACGGCCACGTCTCCCTGCAAGAATACATGGCTTTCATGATCAGCCGTGAGACTGAGAACGTCAAGTCCAGCGAGGAGATCGAGAGCGCCTTCCGGGCCCTGAGCTCCGAGGGAAAACCTTATGTGACCAAGGAAGAGCTGTACCAGGTCTGGGGGCTCTgctgcccctgccctggggaggggGGTTGAGGTTCCCTTTAAAAAGCAAAGCCCAAGGCTGCCCCTGGGTCCGAGTAGCAGACCCCACTTTGAACCTTACTCTGCTGGCTGCAGGCATTTTATTAACAAATGAAGTTGAGTCCAGGTCACAGTCCCGTGTCAGCTCATGGAACTGGCTACGGACTCTGAGTGTAGATCCTTCCAAGCATGGGCATTAACATCTTTGAAGTCTGCCCAGCCACCCCTGCGCCAGTGTGTGACAGGTGCGTCTCCCTTCCAGAACCTGACTCGGGAACAAGCCGACTACTGTGTCTCCCACATGAAGCCCTACGTGGACAGCAAGGGCCGCGAACTCCCCACCGCTTTCGACTACGTCGAGTTCACCCGCTCGCTCTTCGTGAACTGACCCACCGCTCCTAGGTTAGCTGGCCCACCACTGCTTGCCCTGCCGTCGCCTGCTGCATGTCAGCCCATCTCTGTGCTCTTAAGAAACATATTCCAGACAGTGTTACTTTCCAATGTAACCTTAAACCTGCTTAGCTTGAGAAAAGACAGTAGAAAATGGTGCTTCAATAAACCGCTTCTGGTCCAGTTGCAATCGCCATGTTGCTGTGGGGACCCAGATTCCTGTCTTGAAGCCAGCTGCCCCATTCCGACTTCAGAAAAATCTAAGCAGCTGGCTAGTTCCCCTCTTGTTCTCTACTTCCCCCCTACCACCACCATTTTCTGTTTTCACGTAGAAGACAAATAAACGACTTGACTATCCCCAAAAAGCCTGTCTTGTCTTCATTCAGTTTCCATCAGAAATACACGGCTCAGCACTGATGGAGCCTCGCCCCCTGCCTCTGTATTTAGGGGCACTCCCCGCCATGACCCTGCTGTTCCTCCACTGTCCTCAGGTGGCCACCTCCGCCGCCAGCTGCTCCAAGTCCTCTGTCTCCCCAGGCCCTTGTTCAGTGAACTCGGTGCTTAGCTGCCACACCTTCACTGTGCCCTGGGCGTCGCCAGCAGCCAAGAGCTGAGTCTGCTGGCGATTAAATTCAAGACAATAGACAGGGCTGCCATCCTGGGTTTGCTTGATGGAAACTGTGGGTTTCTGGGAGCTTTTCTGGAGATCAAACAGTTGCACATCACCTTCAGAAAGAGATTTGTGGGGTAAGAGAGGCCCAGAGCAGCGGCCCCTGAGCTTCTTCAGAGTCCCCTGCACCTGGGAAGAGAAACTCGCGAGTCGAGGCCTCAGCACAGAATAAGGCTGTTGCcctctttgttctctctcctcccaagtGAGGAGAGTCATCCTCACCCCACGTGCAGTCTTGCCCCAGAATTCCAGGTACAGACTGGGCCCCCGTCACTTACGCGGATCCAAGCCTGCTGTCCCATTTCCTACCTTCCCCAGAAGCAGCCGCAAACACCAAAGGGCGCACTGGGGACCAGCGCACAGCAAACAGGTACTTGTGGGACAGCCGCAGGGAGGTCAGCGGCTGCGCCTGCAGCATGGAGTACAGGTGGACGTGGCCGTCGGTCCCTGCGCTCAGGAAGAGGTTCCTGGACAGGACGTGGGGCAGAGAGCCAGGCAAGGGATGAGTGCTGGGTGCCTGGGGAGCTAGGGCCTTCCTGCCGGGCTCCTGGGCTGTCAGGCTCTTGAAAAGCACCCCCAGCCCCCAAACCTGGGGTCCTTGGGGGAGAGGGGCCAGTTCCCCAAAGCCAACCACCAGAGCTCTGGATACCAGGGCTCCGGTGGGAAGACCCAGGCTCAGGACAGACTGCAGTTCTATGGCATGGCTTGGTGGGTCCCTCCTTGTGCCAGAGGCCCAGGCCAGGGTCTCCCCTACCTGTGGAAGGGGGAACAGCTCACGGAGTAGACGGGGCCACCATGGGGAGAGAAGGTGAACTGTGCCGGGGCCCGCAGGGGCACAGAGCTAGGCATCCGCGTGAGGGCGGCCTCTTCCGCTGCCAGGGAGCACTTGAGTGGGAAGCCGCCTTCCGTGCCCAGAACAAAAAGGCTGGGGTCAAAGCTGGAGAAAGCCACTGCCGTGGTGCCCACCTCCGTCTCCCCCCggggaggctgtggagaaatgaacGACAGGGCAGAGCCGAGGGAACCAGTCATGGTGTCCCAAAGGAGCCCAGGCATGCAAGTGGACGCCGTGGCCCGAGGAGGTCAGGCAGCAAGTCATGCTGGGCTGGCAGCACTGGCTCCCACCCCGCCCGCCCCAAGGCTCACTGGCCCAGGAAGTCCCACAGGCTGGGGCTGCCTCGGGCCCGTCCCCAGGGGCAGCAGCCTTGGCCTGGCCCCCACCTACCTTCCTTAGCTTGGTGTTCCGGGGGAGCTGCTGCACGACCAGGGCGAAGCCCTCGGTGAGCTGCAGCTGGCCCGCCCCGACCCCCTGCCAGAGCAGCACCTTCCCATCTGTGGCCACGCTCAGCACCTGGAAGCGGTGGCTGTGCCGGGGCTCGGGGAGCCAGACCACCTGGGACAACAGGGTGCCGGGGCAAGGTGGAGAAAGCGATGCCCACCCCCGGCCTACTCCCTGCCTCCCGCAGGACAAGATGGCACGTTCCAGCCCCACCCTCCCCTTCTcttccaggggaaaaaaacaggGAGAATTCTGGGGGAAGCCTGGGAGCCGCCTCACCCACCAGGGGGCAGGAGGGATCCCTCCCCTGGTCCCAGCAGAAAGCCAGGACAGCTAGGAGCCCCGAGCTGCAGCTCCAGGGTAGGCGGCTGGGACCGGCCCTGGGGGTGACTCACGCCCGGGGAGTGCCAAGAATGCCGGGGGCAGCTGTCCAACTGCCAGCTCCCTGTGACCTTCCACAGCTGTGCCTCAAGGGGCAGGCACACGACAGCCAGGCCAGCTCCGAGTGGGGCAGGTGCCTCCCCACCCCCGGGCAGCCCGCGGCGCTGACCTGGTACAcggggtctgtgtgtgtgtcgtCCGTGAGGCCCGTGCGCCAGAGCAGCGGGTCCTCGGGCCGGCTCACGTCCCACACCAGCACCTCACCACTGTACAGCCCACCTGTGGGACCAAGCGGCTCGAGCAGAGCTGACCCACAGCCAGCAGCCCGGCTTCCGGCCAAGcacccaccccacctgcccaccGAGCAGGGACGCGGAGCCACTTCCCTGAACACCGTCCTGGAGGAGGAAAAGTCCTGGTCCCCAGGCCTCACACTCCACCTGCTGTGCCCACCCCAGGAAGCTTCTCCCGCTGCCAGACTGCTCCCCACCGCCCACGCCCTGCCATTCTCTCCAACACGCACGGCTGCTGTCACCACCGACAGCTCCCGAGGGAGCCTGCTCCATCCTGCCTCTTGTCCCAGCCAGGCCGCACCGCCGCTGGGCCCACGCCCCCTCAAGACTCAGCTGAGGACCCGCCTCCTCTTCCTCTGAGCTCACGCCTGGCTGGGCCCACTCAGCATCCTCACCTGAGCCCAGGGGTCAAGGCTGCCTGTGGTCTCTGCCTCCCAGGAGTCCTGCGCTGGCCACGCCCAGGGGCTGAGGGCCCAGTGGAGAGCTCCCTTTGGCGCCCTCTGCAGGCTGGGCAGCTCACCTGCAATGTGGGACGGCTGCGTGGGGTGGAAGGCCAGGCACATGACGGCGCTGggcacctccaccaccaccgaTGGCTGCCGGGGGTTCAGGCCTCGCCGGTCCAGGTTCCAGGCGCACACGAAGGACTTCAGCGTGCTCCAGTCTCCGTCATCCAGCCTGCACAGGGACGTGCCTGAGCTGGCCCTGCCCCTAGGCCGGGCTTCATCCCAACTGGCCGCATCCCCACCTCGCTCCTATCACCCGACCCACCTCTCCCCCAACTACCCCCAAACAGATGAGCCCATGTCCCCATCACAcccagacactgtgctgggtaTCGAAGTGCCACTGGCTCCTCCTTGGCACCCTGAGGGCATGACTTTCTCTGGAAAAGGGTCCCCAGGAACCAAGGATGGGTCCATGCAATGGCAGGGCAGGGGAAGCCCAGCACATGAGAGAAAGCTCATGGAGAAGGTGAGAAGGCTGATGGCCGATGGGCACAATTCCTGGACTCTAAGCCCTTCCCTCCCCGGCTCTTTTCCTGCCAACCCATTACCAACCCCACCCAGGAGGCCTTGAGAAGAAAGACTCCCAGAATGACCAAGCTCTGGGTCAACCCttcactgcacagatggggagacagaggcgcAGATGAGCATCCAAGGGCCTTCCATTGCCCCACACCCACACCTGCTGCCACTCACCGGCCATAGGCACAGGCCACCACGGAGCCAGTGGTGTTCCAGGAGAGGCTGGTCACGTGCAGACCCTGCCCTTGGGCTGGGGGGTAGCCCAGGGTGTGCAGGCAGGTCACCTGCAAGAGACAGGCCATCCCCAACCCTGAGCCCCGTGGCCACCTAACAAAAACCACACCCAGGCCTGGGCCACCTGAAGCCCTGAAAGCTCCCCAAGTCCACTCCCAGCCCTGGAGGAAAATGTGGAGCCTTCAGCCTGACATCTCCCCTAACAAGAGGCTTCCAGAAACCCAGAAGAAAGGGCCTTGAAAATCGAGACAGACACAGGCTGCAGATCAGAGCTAGGCCCTGTCCTCACAGCTATGCTCACACAATTTCAAAAGCTTTGGCTTCTGGAACTGGATGGTGATGATGGCCACACAACAGTGAGAATGTACTCAATGCCATAAAATCGTGcactgaaaaatggttaaaatggtaaattttatgttatgtgtattttacctcacacacaaaaaaattttttaaagctccgGCATCTTGTTTCTCAGCCCATAGCAAGCTAGAAGCAGCGAAAGAAACGGCTGGCAATGCTAGCCACAGCGAGGGGGTTGGCACAAATGCTCCGGGAGGTGAGCTGCACCACAGATCAAAACTCCTGTGAAGTGGTtggcctggcggcatagtggtcaagttccctcattccactttggtggcccggggttcgcaggttcagatcccaagtgcagacctatgcaccacttatcaagccgtactgtggtggtgtcccacatataaagtagaggaagatgggcacaggtgttagcccagggccaatcttcctcagcaaaaagagggggattgacagcagatgttagctcagggctaatcttcctcacaaaaaaaaaaacaaaacactcctaTGAAAAGTTTCATGCTTCTTGACCTTATAATCCCATATAAAGAAACTATCCAATAGAAAGAATCCAGAatctgtgaaaagctatatggtggtaacccttatacactgctcgTGAGAATGCAGAGcaatgcagccactgtggaagacagtctggcagttcctcaaaatgttaaatagaGAGtccccatatgacccagcaattccacccctaggtaCATATCCCAGAGGACTGAAAACATTTACGCAAGAACTCACACACGAATGTTCACAGCATTATTCGTAACAGCCAAAgcgtccatcaactgatggacaAACATGATGTCCCTACCATGGGGTgttatttggtcataaaaaggAGTGAGGGACTGATCCACgccacaacgtggatgaaccttgacaacattctgctaagtggaagaagccggTAACAAGAGACCACAccttatgtgattccatttatacgaaatgtccagaatagaccaAGCTATACAGAGAGAAactggattggtggtttccaggggttggggggaaatggggaatgactgctaatgcgcatggggtttctttttcgagtgaggaaaatgttctaaaattgattgtgatgatggttgcacaactttgggAATATATTAAaacccactgaactgtacactttaaatgggtgaattacaCGGCAtgtgaaatatatttcaatagagctgttttgtttttttttttttaagttttcaccctgtaggcattttgtgtgtgtgtgtgtgtgtgtgtgaggaagatcggccctgtgctaacatctgccaatcctcctctttttgctgaggaagactgaccctggcctaacatccatgcccatcttcctccactttatatgggacgccgccacagcatggcctgacaagcagtgcatcggtgcacgcccgggatccgaactggcgaaccccaggccgctgcagcggactgcacgcacttaaccgcctgtgccactgggccggcccctcaatagagctgttattttaataattttatttatttattttccccccaaagcccagtagatagttgtatgtcatagttgcacatccttctagttgctgtatgtgggacgcagtctcagcatggccagagaagcagtgcgtcggtgcacgcccgggatccgaacccgggccaccagcagcagagcgcgagcacccaaccaccaagccacggggccggcccagagctgttattttaaaacaaGGCCAGAcagtggggtgggaggtggacaGGGCATGAGGAAACCTTTGGAGTCTGGTAAcactcagtttctttttttttttttttttttggtgaggaagattgtccctgagctaacacctgtgccacttctcctccattttgtatgtgggacgctgccacagcatggcttgatgagcagtgtgtaggtctgcacccaggatccaaacctgcgaaccccgggccgctgaagcagagcacgcaaacttaaccactacaccattgggctggccccaacactCAGTTTCTTGATCCGGGTTCTGGTTCCACGAATGTTTTCACTTTATGAAAAGTCATGGACCTGAACACTTGCATCTGTGCACATTTTTATGCTATAGTCAATAAaagtttacattaaaaataaactatatacattaagttatttttaatt encodes the following:
- the DYNC2I2 gene encoding cytoplasmic dynein 2 intermediate chain 2 isoform X2; translated protein: MVIRELNKNRRSHAFDGFEVNWTEQQWTVTCLHTLGYPPAQGQGLHVTSLSWNTTGSVVACAYGRLDDGDWSTLKSFVCAWNLDRRGLNPRQPSVVVEVPSAVMCLAFHPTQPSHIAGGLYSGEVLVWDVSRPEDPLLWRTGLTDDTHTDPVYQVVWLPEPRHSHRFQVLSVATDGKVLLWQGVGAGQLQLTEGFALVVQQLPRNTKLRKPPRGETEVGTTAVAFSSFDPSLFVLGTEGGFPLKCSLAAEEAALTRMPSSVPLRAPAQFTFSPHGGPVYSVSCSPFHRNLFLSAGTDGHVHLYSMLQAQPLTSLRLSHKYLFAVRWSPVRPLVFAAASGEGDVQLFDLQKSSQKPTVSIKQTQDGSPVYCLEFNRQQTQLLAAGDAQGTVKVWQLSTEFTEQGPGETEDLEQLAAEVAT
- the DYNC2I2 gene encoding cytoplasmic dynein 2 intermediate chain 2 isoform X1, which codes for MVTRAQPRQPRRAGSAGAEMLATGGAASAEGPGRPGPLQDETLGVASVPSQWRGAQGIRGETKSCQTASIATAEASSQTRKCADAEVQTEAPELVRVPSVSRHDGPRLAAFLRRVEAMVIRELNKNRRSHAFDGFEVNWTEQQWTVTCLHTLGYPPAQGQGLHVTSLSWNTTGSVVACAYGRLDDGDWSTLKSFVCAWNLDRRGLNPRQPSVVVEVPSAVMCLAFHPTQPSHIAGGLYSGEVLVWDVSRPEDPLLWRTGLTDDTHTDPVYQVVWLPEPRHSHRFQVLSVATDGKVLLWQGVGAGQLQLTEGFALVVQQLPRNTKLRKPPRGETEVGTTAVAFSSFDPSLFVLGTEGGFPLKCSLAAEEAALTRMPSSVPLRAPAQFTFSPHGGPVYSVSCSPFHRNLFLSAGTDGHVHLYSMLQAQPLTSLRLSHKYLFAVRWSPVRPLVFAAASGEGDVQLFDLQKSSQKPTVSIKQTQDGSPVYCLEFNRQQTQLLAAGDAQGTVKVWQLSTEFTEQGPGETEDLEQLAAEVAT
- the DYNC2I2 gene encoding cytoplasmic dynein 2 intermediate chain 2 isoform X3 gives rise to the protein MPPGQPLHRSFDLWCSSPPGAFVPTPSLWLALPAVSFAASSLLWAEKQDAGALKNFFVCEVTCLHTLGYPPAQGQGLHVTSLSWNTTGSVVACAYGRLDDGDWSTLKSFVCAWNLDRRGLNPRQPSVVVEVPSAVMCLAFHPTQPSHIAGGLYSGEVLVWDVSRPEDPLLWRTGLTDDTHTDPVYQVVWLPEPRHSHRFQVLSVATDGKVLLWQGVGAGQLQLTEGFALVVQQLPRNTKLRKPPRGETEVGTTAVAFSSFDPSLFVLGTEGGFPLKCSLAAEEAALTRMPSSVPLRAPAQFTFSPHGGPVYSVSCSPFHRNLFLSAGTDGHVHLYSMLQAQPLTSLRLSHKYLFAVRWSPVRPLVFAAASGEGDVQLFDLQKSSQKPTVSIKQTQDGSPVYCLEFNRQQTQLLAAGDAQGTVKVWQLSTEFTEQGPGETEDLEQLAAEVAT